A region from the Serinibacter arcticus genome encodes:
- a CDS encoding proline--tRNA ligase, with the protein MLMRMSSLFLRTLRDDPVDAEVDSHKLLVRAGYIRRAAPGIYTWLPLGLKVLAHVEQVVREEMAAAGAQEIHFPALLPREPYETTNRWTEYGPNLFRLQDRRGNDYLLAPTHEEMFTLMVKDLYSSYKDLPLALYQIQTKYRDEARPRAGLLRGREFIMKDAYTFDIDADSHAASYQAQRDAYERIFARLGLPYVIVAATSGAMGGSRSEEFLSPSPIGEDTYVRSAGGYAANVEAVTTPVPEAIPFDDAPAAHVEDTPDTPTIASLVDVANERFPRASGAWTAADTLKNVVVVLTHPDGERELVVVGVPGDRDVDMKRLEAAVAPADVEAAGEADFARHPELVKGYIGPGVLGPNGDGGRELADDGRVVSGAVRYLLDPRIVPGTSWITGANLPGRHVFELVAGRDFSADGTVEAAEVRAGDAAPDGSGPLELARGIEMGHVFDLGTKYSQALGLTVLDQNGKARVVHMGSYGVGVSRAVAALAENFHDERGLTWPVAVAPAQVHVVATGKDDAVFAAAEEIAAGLVAQGLDVLVDDRRKVSPGVKFADAELLGIPVIVVVGRGLADGVVEVRRRASGVTEEVAVQGAVSSVLEVVDSLR; encoded by the coding sequence GTGCTGATGCGGATGTCCTCCCTGTTCCTGCGTACCCTGCGTGACGATCCCGTCGACGCCGAGGTCGACTCCCACAAGCTGCTGGTGCGGGCGGGCTACATCCGCCGCGCCGCGCCCGGGATCTACACCTGGCTGCCGCTCGGGCTGAAGGTGCTCGCCCACGTCGAGCAGGTCGTGCGCGAGGAGATGGCCGCCGCCGGCGCCCAGGAGATCCACTTCCCGGCGCTGCTGCCGCGGGAGCCGTACGAGACGACGAACCGCTGGACGGAGTACGGCCCGAACCTGTTCCGGCTGCAGGACCGTCGCGGCAACGACTACCTCCTCGCGCCCACGCACGAGGAGATGTTCACCCTGATGGTGAAGGACCTGTACTCCTCCTACAAGGACCTGCCGCTCGCGCTGTACCAGATCCAGACCAAGTACCGCGACGAGGCCCGCCCGCGCGCCGGCCTCCTGCGCGGTCGCGAGTTCATCATGAAGGACGCCTACACCTTCGACATCGACGCCGACAGCCACGCCGCGTCCTACCAGGCGCAGCGGGACGCGTACGAGCGCATCTTCGCGCGCCTCGGCCTGCCGTACGTCATCGTCGCGGCGACGTCAGGTGCGATGGGCGGCTCCCGCAGCGAGGAGTTCCTCTCGCCGTCGCCGATCGGCGAGGACACCTACGTCCGCTCCGCCGGCGGCTACGCGGCCAACGTCGAGGCCGTCACGACTCCGGTGCCGGAGGCGATCCCGTTCGACGACGCCCCCGCGGCGCACGTCGAGGACACGCCCGACACCCCGACGATCGCGAGCCTGGTCGACGTCGCCAACGAGCGCTTCCCCCGCGCCTCGGGCGCCTGGACCGCCGCCGACACGCTGAAGAACGTCGTCGTGGTCCTCACGCACCCCGACGGCGAGCGCGAGCTCGTCGTCGTCGGCGTCCCCGGCGACCGCGACGTGGACATGAAGCGGCTCGAGGCCGCCGTGGCACCCGCCGACGTCGAGGCCGCCGGCGAGGCCGACTTCGCCCGCCACCCCGAGCTCGTCAAGGGCTACATCGGCCCCGGCGTGCTGGGCCCGAACGGGGACGGCGGACGCGAGCTGGCCGACGACGGCCGCGTCGTCAGCGGCGCCGTGCGCTACCTCCTCGACCCGCGCATCGTCCCGGGCACCAGCTGGATCACCGGGGCGAACCTGCCTGGCCGGCACGTCTTCGAGCTGGTCGCCGGCCGCGACTTCTCCGCCGACGGCACGGTCGAGGCCGCGGAGGTGCGCGCCGGCGACGCCGCGCCCGACGGCTCGGGCCCGCTGGAGCTCGCGCGCGGGATCGAGATGGGTCACGTGTTCGACCTCGGCACCAAGTACTCCCAGGCCCTGGGCCTGACGGTGCTCGACCAGAACGGGAAGGCGCGCGTGGTCCACATGGGCTCCTACGGCGTCGGCGTCTCGCGCGCCGTCGCGGCGCTGGCCGAGAACTTCCACGACGAGCGCGGCCTGACCTGGCCGGTCGCCGTCGCGCCCGCCCAGGTGCACGTCGTCGCGACCGGCAAGGACGACGCCGTGTTCGCCGCGGCCGAGGAGATCGCCGCCGGGCTCGTCGCACAGGGGCTCGACGTCCTGGTCGACGACCGCCGCAAGGTCTCGCCCGGCGTGAAGTTCGCCGACGCGGAGCTGCTCGGGATCCCGGTCATCGTCGTGGTCGGTCGCGGCCTGGCCGACGGCGTCGTCGAGGTCCGCCGCCGCGCGAGCGGCGTGACGGAGGAGGTCGCGGTCCAGGGTGCCGTGAGCTCCGTGCTCGAGGTCGTGGACTCGCTGCGCTGA
- a CDS encoding DUF4081 domain-containing GNAT family N-acetyltransferase, which yields MARALGPADLDAALALCAVDPVANVLAAVRLSDSAGRPSFGSGAWGAYDDGGLQALAWVGANVVPVSPTGRGLEAIARAVVVHQRSFSSLVGDAPAVHTVWSHLAQAWPRPRQMRGDQPSLTISGTPAVAPDAGVRQAVMGELDLVLPASVAMFTEEYGYSPLGSGGAYAARVRQLIEAGRSFVRIGRGPDGPRVEFKAEIGAFALGVAQIQGVWTHPDLRGHGVGAAGTAAVVEHAYALGARTVSLYVNDYNSTARAVYRRVGMEQVGSYATVVL from the coding sequence GTGGCGCGGGCCCTCGGCCCGGCCGACCTCGACGCGGCGCTGGCCCTGTGCGCCGTCGACCCGGTGGCCAACGTGCTGGCTGCGGTGCGCCTGTCCGACAGCGCCGGCCGCCCGTCCTTCGGCTCGGGCGCCTGGGGCGCGTACGACGACGGCGGCCTGCAGGCCCTCGCGTGGGTCGGCGCCAACGTCGTCCCGGTCAGCCCCACCGGCCGCGGCCTGGAGGCGATAGCGCGCGCCGTCGTCGTCCACCAGCGGAGCTTCTCCTCGCTCGTGGGCGACGCCCCCGCGGTCCACACCGTCTGGAGCCACCTCGCACAGGCGTGGCCCCGACCGCGCCAGATGCGGGGCGACCAGCCGTCGCTGACGATCTCGGGCACCCCCGCGGTCGCCCCCGACGCCGGGGTCCGGCAGGCCGTGATGGGCGAGCTCGACCTCGTGCTGCCGGCGAGCGTCGCGATGTTCACCGAGGAGTACGGCTACTCGCCGCTGGGCAGCGGCGGGGCGTACGCCGCCCGGGTGCGGCAGCTGATCGAGGCGGGCCGCTCCTTCGTGCGGATCGGGCGCGGGCCGGACGGTCCCCGCGTGGAGTTCAAGGCGGAGATCGGGGCGTTCGCGCTCGGCGTCGCCCAGATCCAGGGGGTCTGGACGCACCCGGACCTGCGGGGTCACGGCGTCGGGGCCGCCGGGACCGCCGCCGTCGTCGAGCACGCCTACGCGCTCGGGGCGCGGACCGTGTCGCTGTACGTCAACGACTACAACTCCACCGCCCGCGCGGTGTACCGCCGCGTGGGGATGGAGCAGGTGGGCTCGTACGCGACCGTCGTGCTGTAG
- a CDS encoding M50 family metallopeptidase: MFWVGVAVIVVGLLASIAWHELGHLLPAKRFGVLVTQYMIGFGPSLLSRRRGETEYGLKAIPLGGYIRMVGMFPSEAMLPAGTAARRDPARATGWRRRTRSIAAEAREFSGLEVPAGQEGRTFAALTVPRKLVIMAGGPFANLVLAFVLLAVANIGIGLPAATTSLGAVSTCLPAAGAAECTDADAPSPALAAGLEVGDVIVSWNGVPASDWPTVQAAIRDGGSGPVDVVVDRGGAEVALEVTPSIVEREVLGADGEVTTAPIPVVGITPVEVLERQSLGEVGQTFVAGVGETFRIVVTLPVQLVGVVSSTFGDAEREPGVVGLIGVGRIAGEATSLDTDFGAAGSALTLLQVLSSLNLALFAFNMIPLLPLDGGHIAGALWEGLRRRIARLRGRPDPGPVDVARLLPLTYVVVIALAAMFVLLTVADIVDPLSLA, encoded by the coding sequence ATGTTCTGGGTCGGCGTCGCCGTCATCGTCGTGGGGCTGCTCGCCTCGATCGCCTGGCACGAGCTGGGCCACCTCCTTCCCGCGAAGCGGTTCGGCGTGCTCGTCACGCAGTACATGATCGGGTTCGGGCCCTCGCTGCTGAGCCGTCGCCGCGGCGAGACCGAGTACGGGCTCAAGGCGATCCCGCTCGGCGGCTACATCCGCATGGTCGGCATGTTCCCGAGCGAGGCGATGCTGCCCGCGGGCACGGCCGCCCGCCGCGACCCCGCCCGCGCCACCGGCTGGCGCCGCCGCACCCGCTCGATCGCCGCCGAGGCCAGGGAGTTCTCCGGCCTCGAGGTGCCCGCCGGCCAGGAGGGGCGGACGTTCGCCGCCCTCACCGTGCCGCGCAAGCTCGTCATCATGGCCGGCGGCCCGTTCGCGAACCTCGTGCTCGCGTTCGTGCTGCTCGCCGTCGCCAACATCGGTATCGGGCTGCCGGCCGCCACCACGTCGCTGGGGGCGGTCTCCACGTGCCTGCCCGCGGCGGGCGCCGCGGAGTGCACCGACGCCGACGCCCCCTCACCCGCCCTCGCGGCCGGCCTCGAGGTCGGTGACGTGATCGTCTCCTGGAACGGCGTGCCCGCCTCGGACTGGCCGACCGTCCAGGCAGCCATCCGCGACGGTGGCAGCGGGCCCGTCGACGTCGTGGTCGACCGCGGCGGCGCCGAGGTCGCCCTCGAGGTGACGCCGTCGATCGTGGAGCGCGAGGTGCTCGGCGCCGACGGCGAGGTCACCACCGCCCCGATCCCGGTCGTCGGCATCACCCCGGTCGAGGTGCTCGAGCGCCAGAGCCTCGGCGAGGTCGGTCAGACCTTCGTCGCAGGCGTGGGAGAGACGTTCCGCATCGTCGTCACGCTGCCGGTCCAGCTCGTCGGCGTCGTGTCCTCGACGTTCGGCGACGCCGAGCGGGAGCCCGGCGTCGTCGGCCTCATCGGGGTGGGACGGATCGCGGGCGAGGCCACCAGCCTCGACACCGACTTCGGTGCCGCGGGTTCGGCGCTCACGCTGCTGCAGGTGCTGTCGTCCCTCAACCTCGCGCTGTTCGCGTTCAACATGATCCCGCTGCTGCCACTCGACGGCGGCCACATCGCCGGGGCTCTCTGGGAGGGTCTGCGCCGACGGATCGCGCGCCTGCGCGGCCGACCCGACCCGGGTCCGGTCGACGTCGCCCGACTCCTCCCGCTGACGTACGTCGTGGTCATCGCCCTGGCGGCGATGTTCGTCCTGCTCACCGTGGCCGACATCGTCGACCCGCTCTCGTTGGCCTGA
- a CDS encoding DivIVA domain-containing protein, protein MTELFPRVSATARGYDIEQVDTFFERARRDYEGSVTGDASEQADGPDEPDTTPAEEPLDASAVRVAAFDLVRHGYAPAAVDAALDRLEAAFVAADRADFIAENGQSSWMSGVVERATTLYERLTRPPRERFAPPERGRGYDSAQVDALLDRLVAYFDEGTAIKAAQVRSTTFASAPRSRAYAEGPVDAYLDRVVDVLLAVE, encoded by the coding sequence GTGACGGAGCTGTTCCCCCGGGTGTCGGCGACGGCGCGCGGGTACGACATCGAGCAGGTCGACACCTTCTTCGAGCGCGCCCGTCGCGACTACGAGGGGAGCGTCACCGGCGACGCGAGCGAGCAGGCGGACGGGCCGGACGAGCCCGACACCACGCCCGCCGAGGAGCCGCTGGACGCCTCCGCCGTCCGGGTCGCCGCGTTCGACCTGGTGCGGCACGGCTACGCCCCGGCCGCCGTCGACGCGGCCCTCGACCGTCTCGAGGCGGCGTTCGTCGCGGCCGACCGCGCCGACTTCATCGCGGAGAACGGCCAGAGCTCCTGGATGAGCGGTGTCGTCGAGCGCGCCACCACGCTCTACGAGCGCCTCACCCGCCCGCCGCGCGAGCGGTTCGCCCCGCCGGAGCGCGGTCGCGGCTACGACTCCGCCCAGGTCGACGCGCTGCTCGACCGCCTGGTCGCCTACTTCGACGAGGGCACGGCCATCAAGGCGGCCCAGGTCCGCTCCACGACGTTCGCCTCCGCACCGCGCTCGCGCGCCTACGCCGAAGGTCCGGTGGACGCCTACCTCGACCGCGTCGTGGACGTTCTGCTCGCCGTCGAGTGA
- the rlmN gene encoding 23S rRNA (adenine(2503)-C(2))-methyltransferase RlmN has product MTTTTPPTGTAGVPAATPGDRPRLQMAAPRRGKPPMHLADLTSAERKAKVAELGIPGFRADQLSRHYFTHFTRDAEQMSDLPAAARDELVDALLPELITPVRTMAADGGETLKTLWSMHDGAKVESVLMQYRDRTTLCVSSQAGCGMACPFCATGQLGLTRNLSTAEIIEQVRLAAAASRDGLTSRGPNRLSNVVFMGMGEPLANYKAVVGAVRRMINPAPDGFGLSARNITVSTVGLVPAMRKLADEKMPVTLALSLHAPDDELRDELIPINSRWKVGEALDAARHYFDVTGRRVSIEYALIRDMNDHGWRATLLADELIKRGRGWVHVNPIPLNPTPGSKWTASDPAVEDEFVARLRHAGIPTTVRDTRGSDIDGACGQLAAGAEDQPGRDVPAGREEQASDSGEKETTE; this is encoded by the coding sequence ATGACGACCACGACCCCGCCCACCGGTACGGCCGGCGTCCCCGCCGCCACCCCCGGCGACCGCCCGCGCCTGCAGATGGCGGCCCCGCGTCGGGGCAAGCCGCCGATGCACCTCGCCGACCTGACGTCCGCCGAGCGGAAGGCGAAGGTCGCCGAGCTCGGTATCCCGGGCTTCCGGGCCGATCAGCTCTCGCGGCACTACTTCACCCACTTCACGCGGGACGCCGAGCAGATGTCCGACCTGCCCGCCGCGGCCCGCGACGAGCTCGTCGACGCCCTCCTGCCCGAGCTCATCACGCCCGTGCGCACGATGGCGGCGGACGGTGGCGAGACGCTCAAGACGCTGTGGTCGATGCACGACGGCGCGAAGGTCGAGTCCGTCCTCATGCAGTACCGCGACCGCACCACGCTGTGCGTGTCGAGCCAGGCGGGTTGCGGCATGGCGTGCCCGTTCTGCGCCACCGGCCAGCTCGGTCTGACGCGCAACCTGTCGACCGCCGAGATCATCGAGCAGGTCCGCCTCGCGGCCGCCGCGAGCCGTGACGGGCTCACCTCGCGGGGCCCGAACCGCCTGAGCAACGTCGTGTTCATGGGGATGGGCGAACCGCTGGCCAACTACAAGGCCGTCGTCGGCGCCGTGCGTCGCATGATCAACCCCGCCCCGGACGGCTTCGGTCTCTCCGCGCGCAACATCACCGTCTCGACCGTCGGCCTCGTCCCCGCGATGCGCAAGCTCGCCGACGAGAAGATGCCGGTCACCCTTGCGCTCTCGCTGCACGCCCCCGACGACGAGCTGCGCGACGAGCTCATCCCGATCAACTCCCGGTGGAAGGTGGGGGAGGCGCTCGACGCCGCCCGTCACTACTTCGACGTCACCGGTCGCCGCGTGAGCATCGAGTACGCCCTCATCCGCGACATGAACGACCACGGCTGGCGCGCGACGCTCCTGGCCGACGAGCTGATCAAGCGGGGCCGCGGCTGGGTGCACGTCAACCCCATCCCGCTGAACCCGACGCCCGGCTCGAAGTGGACGGCGAGCGATCCCGCCGTCGAGGACGAGTTCGTGGCACGGTTGCGTCACGCAGGCATCCCGACCACGGTCAGGGACACCCGCGGCAGCGACATCGACGGGGCGTGCGGGCAGCTGGCGGCGGGAGCCGAGGACCAGCCCGGCCGCGACGTCCCGGCCGGTCGCGAGGAGCAGGCCTCGGACAGCGGCGAGAAGGAGACGACGGAGTGA
- a CDS encoding phosphatidate cytidylyltransferase: MTQDDPETPARPLTRRELRALRESGVLPAVSDEGPTAEPVAEPEPVAEPEPVAEPEPVPVTEAAPRPVPAAVPSAPAATTTSTIPTIPTAPADLDLTAPLAPEPTPSDVLTARAGRNVPVAVGVGVGLVGLLLASLFIRKEAFGLFALVTVAGALIELRAALARQNITLPVLPIMVGTVGMFVSAYLAGTEALLVAFVLTAGGVFVWCVLDGGGLRVLRNASAAIFVTAYVPFLASFLALALAEDDGAWRVLIVVALIVACDTGGWAAGVTFGRHALAPTISPKKSWEGLGGSLLLSSVVGALLVSLALDAPWYVGAGIGALAVLAGMVGDLGESLIKRDLGMKDMGAMLPGHGGVLDRVDSLLVAAPVVVTALALAAPAL, from the coding sequence ATGACGCAGGACGACCCCGAGACCCCCGCACGCCCTCTCACCCGCCGTGAGCTGAGGGCGCTGCGGGAGTCTGGCGTCCTCCCGGCCGTGTCCGACGAGGGCCCGACGGCGGAGCCCGTCGCGGAGCCCGAGCCGGTCGCCGAGCCCGAACCGGTCGCCGAGCCCGAGCCGGTCCCCGTCACGGAGGCCGCGCCGCGACCCGTCCCCGCCGCCGTGCCGTCGGCCCCCGCGGCCACGACGACGTCGACGATCCCCACCATCCCCACCGCCCCCGCTGACCTCGACCTCACGGCCCCGCTCGCCCCCGAGCCCACACCGAGCGACGTCCTCACGGCGCGTGCGGGCCGCAACGTGCCCGTCGCCGTCGGCGTCGGTGTGGGGCTGGTCGGGCTCCTGCTCGCCAGCCTGTTCATCCGCAAGGAGGCGTTCGGGCTGTTCGCCCTCGTCACCGTGGCCGGGGCCCTCATCGAGCTGCGGGCCGCGCTGGCCCGTCAGAACATCACGCTGCCGGTGCTCCCGATCATGGTGGGCACGGTGGGCATGTTCGTCTCCGCCTACCTGGCGGGGACCGAGGCGCTGCTGGTGGCGTTCGTGCTGACGGCGGGCGGCGTCTTCGTGTGGTGCGTGCTCGACGGCGGAGGCCTGCGCGTGCTGCGCAACGCCAGCGCCGCGATCTTCGTCACCGCCTACGTGCCCTTCCTGGCGTCCTTCCTCGCCCTCGCCCTCGCGGAGGACGACGGCGCGTGGCGCGTCCTCATCGTCGTCGCCCTGATCGTGGCGTGCGACACCGGGGGGTGGGCGGCCGGTGTCACGTTCGGTCGGCACGCGCTCGCCCCGACCATCAGCCCCAAGAAGTCCTGGGAGGGGCTGGGCGGCTCGCTGCTGCTGAGCTCCGTCGTCGGCGCCCTCCTCGTCTCGCTCGCGCTCGACGCCCCCTGGTACGTCGGAGCGGGCATCGGAGCGCTCGCGGTGCTCGCCGGGATGGTCGGCGACCTCGGCGAGTCCCTCATCAAGCGCGACCTGGGGATGAAGGACATGGGTGCCATGCTGCCGGGCCACGGCGGCGTCCTCGACCGAGTCGACTCGCTCCTGGTGGCGGCGCCGGTCGTGGTGACCGCCCTCGCCCTCGCCGCCCCCGCCCTCTGA
- the frr gene encoding ribosome recycling factor, whose protein sequence is MIDDVLLEAEDKMDKAVEVAREELASIRTGRANAGLFTKVLVDYYGAPTPLQQLAGVTIPEARVVLINPYDRAATNDIIKALRESDLGVNPTDDGNVIRISLPQLTEERRREYVKLAKTKGEDARVSVRGVRRKAKDELDRIVKDGEAGEDEGARAEKELESLTKAHVDVIDDLLSNKERELLEV, encoded by the coding sequence GTGATCGACGACGTTCTCCTCGAGGCCGAGGACAAGATGGACAAGGCCGTGGAGGTGGCGCGCGAGGAGCTGGCGTCCATCCGCACCGGTCGCGCGAACGCGGGGCTGTTCACCAAGGTCCTGGTGGACTACTACGGCGCGCCCACGCCGCTGCAGCAGCTCGCCGGGGTGACCATCCCGGAGGCGCGCGTCGTGCTGATCAACCCCTACGACCGCGCGGCCACGAACGACATCATCAAGGCGCTGCGCGAGTCCGACCTCGGGGTCAACCCGACCGACGACGGCAACGTCATCCGCATCTCCCTGCCGCAGCTCACGGAGGAGCGCCGCCGCGAGTACGTCAAGCTCGCCAAGACCAAGGGCGAGGACGCCCGCGTCTCGGTGCGCGGCGTCCGCCGCAAGGCGAAGGACGAGCTCGACCGCATCGTCAAGGACGGCGAGGCCGGCGAGGACGAGGGTGCGCGCGCCGAGAAGGAGCTCGAGTCCCTGACGAAGGCGCACGTCGACGTCATCGACGACCTGCTGTCGAACAAGGAGCGCGAGCTCCTCGAGGTGTGA
- the pyrH gene encoding UMP kinase — MTTTSETTPARRVLLKLSGEVFGGGSIGLDPDVVSSVAGEIAAAVDEGVQVAIVVGGGNFFRGAELSQRGIDRSRADYMGMLGTVMNCLALQDFLEKAGVSTRVQTAITMGQVAEPYIPLRAIRHLEKGRAVIFGAGAGMPYFSTDTVAIQRALETHCQEVLVGKNGVDAVYTADPRTDPTARRLERLTFDQAIQQDLKVVDATAFSLSRDNALPMRVFGMGERGNVTRALRGESIGTLVTS, encoded by the coding sequence GTGACGACGACGTCGGAAACCACCCCAGCACGCCGCGTGCTCCTCAAGCTCTCGGGCGAGGTGTTCGGCGGTGGCAGCATCGGCCTCGACCCTGACGTCGTCTCGAGCGTCGCCGGCGAGATCGCGGCAGCCGTCGACGAGGGCGTGCAGGTCGCCATCGTCGTGGGTGGGGGCAACTTCTTCCGCGGCGCCGAGCTCTCCCAGCGGGGGATCGACCGCTCGCGCGCCGACTACATGGGCATGCTCGGCACGGTCATGAACTGCCTGGCACTGCAGGACTTCCTGGAGAAGGCCGGTGTGAGCACCCGCGTGCAGACCGCCATCACGATGGGCCAGGTCGCCGAGCCGTACATCCCGCTGCGCGCGATCCGTCACCTCGAGAAGGGCCGAGCCGTGATCTTCGGCGCCGGCGCCGGCATGCCGTACTTCTCCACCGACACCGTCGCGATCCAGCGCGCGCTGGAGACCCACTGCCAGGAGGTGCTGGTCGGCAAGAACGGCGTCGACGCGGTCTACACCGCGGACCCGCGCACCGACCCGACCGCCCGCCGTCTCGAGCGTCTGACGTTCGACCAGGCGATCCAGCAGGACCTCAAGGTCGTCGACGCGACGGCGTTCAGCCTCAGCCGTGACAACGCGCTGCCGATGCGCGTCTTCGGGATGGGGGAGCGGGGCAACGTCACACGGGCCCTCCGAGGTGAGAGTATCGGGACGCTGGTCACCTCCTGA
- the tsf gene encoding translation elongation factor Ts: protein MANYTAADIKALREKSGAGMMDVKKALDESGGDVDKAMELIRVKGLKGVAKREGRSASEGLVVAAVVDAPDADGQIGILVEVNAETDFVAKNATFIDLAEKVLGAAVASGAADAEALAASYIGEKTVQDVVDETAATLGEKIVVRRVARLAGENISVYLHRTAKDLPPQVGVLVASSKPAAEIAGEVAMHVAAFSPVYLIRDEVPADTVADERRIAEETSRNEGKPEAALPKIIEGRLNGFFKDQVLLEQAFARDPKKSVGQVVKDAGGEVTGFVRYRVGA, encoded by the coding sequence ATGGCGAACTACACCGCTGCCGACATCAAGGCGCTGCGGGAGAAGTCCGGCGCCGGCATGATGGACGTCAAGAAGGCGCTGGACGAGTCCGGCGGCGACGTCGACAAGGCGATGGAGCTCATCCGCGTCAAGGGTCTGAAGGGCGTCGCCAAGCGCGAGGGTCGTAGCGCGTCGGAGGGCCTCGTGGTCGCTGCCGTCGTGGACGCCCCCGACGCCGACGGCCAGATCGGCATCCTGGTCGAGGTCAACGCCGAGACCGACTTCGTGGCGAAGAACGCGACGTTCATCGACCTCGCCGAGAAGGTCCTCGGTGCTGCCGTGGCCTCCGGCGCGGCTGACGCCGAGGCGCTCGCCGCCAGCTACATCGGCGAGAAGACCGTCCAGGACGTCGTCGACGAGACGGCCGCCACGCTCGGCGAGAAGATCGTCGTGCGTCGCGTGGCCCGTCTGGCCGGCGAGAACATCTCGGTCTACCTGCACCGCACGGCCAAGGACCTGCCCCCGCAGGTCGGCGTCCTCGTGGCCAGCAGCAAGCCGGCCGCCGAGATCGCCGGCGAGGTCGCGATGCACGTCGCCGCATTCTCCCCGGTCTACCTCATCCGCGACGAGGTCCCCGCGGACACCGTCGCCGACGAGCGTCGCATCGCCGAGGAGACCTCGCGCAACGAGGGCAAGCCCGAGGCCGCGCTCCCGAAGATCATCGAGGGCCGTCTCAACGGGTTCTTCAAGGACCAGGTGCTCCTCGAGCAGGCGTTCGCGCGTGACCCGAAGAAGTCGGTCGGTCAGGTCGTGAAGGACGCCGGCGGCGAGGTCACCGGCTTCGTGCGCTACCGCGTCGGGGCCTGA
- the rpsB gene encoding 30S ribosomal protein S2 → MAVVTMRQLLESGVHFGHQTRRWNPKMKRFIFTERNGIYIIDLQQSLVDIDRAYNFVKETVAHGGSILFVGTKKQAQEAVAEQAARVGMPYVNQRWLGGMLTNFQTVSKRLARLAELEGVDFDDVAASGRTKKELLMMNREKVKLERTLGGIRTMGKVPSAVWIVDTKKEHLAIAEARKLNIPIVAILDTNCDPDEVDFPIPGNDDAIRAVGLLTRVIADAVAEGTIARHSGGSAAAGDAAASEPLAAWEQELLAAGEAEVVAEAATEVAAEAAADSEVADEVAVAAEVVAEVAVEEAVEAEVAAEAEVEAVEEAAPASDDTNA, encoded by the coding sequence ATGGCCGTCGTCACCATGCGCCAGCTCCTCGAGAGCGGCGTTCACTTCGGGCACCAGACCCGCCGTTGGAACCCGAAGATGAAGCGATTCATCTTCACCGAGCGCAACGGCATCTACATCATCGACCTGCAGCAGTCGCTGGTCGACATCGACCGCGCCTACAACTTCGTCAAGGAGACGGTGGCCCACGGTGGCTCCATCCTCTTCGTCGGCACGAAGAAGCAGGCCCAGGAGGCCGTCGCCGAGCAGGCCGCGCGCGTGGGCATGCCCTACGTCAACCAGCGCTGGCTCGGCGGCATGCTGACCAACTTCCAGACGGTGAGCAAGCGCCTCGCGCGCCTCGCCGAGCTCGAGGGCGTCGACTTCGACGACGTGGCCGCGTCCGGCCGCACGAAGAAGGAGCTCCTCATGATGAACCGCGAGAAGGTGAAGCTGGAGCGCACCCTCGGTGGTATCCGCACCATGGGCAAGGTCCCCTCCGCCGTGTGGATCGTCGACACGAAGAAGGAGCACCTCGCGATCGCCGAGGCGCGCAAGCTCAACATCCCGATCGTCGCGATCCTCGACACCAACTGCGACCCGGACGAGGTCGACTTCCCGATCCCGGGCAACGACGACGCGATCCGCGCCGTCGGTCTGCTCACCCGCGTGATCGCGGACGCCGTCGCCGAGGGCACCATCGCCCGTCACTCGGGCGGCTCCGCCGCCGCCGGTGACGCCGCTGCGTCCGAGCCGCTCGCGGCCTGGGAGCAGGAGCTCCTCGCCGCCGGTGAGGCCGAGGTCGTGGCCGAGGCCGCCACCGAGGTCGCGGCCGAGGCCGCCGCCGACTCCGAGGTCGCCGACGAGGTGGCCGTGGCCGCCGAGGTCGTGGCCGAGGTCGCCGTCGAGGAGGCCGTCGAGGCCGAGGTCGCGGCCGAGGCCGAGGTCGAGGCCGTCGAGGAGGCCGCCCCGGCCTCCGACGACACCAACGCCTGA
- a CDS encoding murein hydrolase activator EnvC family protein, which produces MPSIFRVLGTVAAVAALAATATVAGTGGGGGPGGGGQGGGGAGDAGPAGAAARPAVAAAPRPAARGAEAAVVYDWPLPAPAVVRAFDDPAQPWLAGHRGVDLAASAGAPVHAAADGVVAFAGTVAGRGVVSLDHADGIRTTYEPVTPAVARGEAVLRGDVIGTLVPGHRQDGTDALHWGARIGRETYVDPTLLVAGDVVIRLWE; this is translated from the coding sequence ATGCCCAGCATCTTCCGCGTCCTCGGGACCGTGGCGGCCGTCGCCGCCCTCGCTGCGACGGCGACCGTCGCCGGCACTGGAGGCGGTGGAGGTCCGGGCGGTGGCGGTCAGGGCGGTGGCGGTGCCGGCGACGCAGGTCCGGCCGGGGCTGCCGCCCGACCCGCCGTCGCGGCCGCCCCACGCCCCGCCGCGCGAGGTGCGGAGGCCGCTGTCGTCTACGACTGGCCGCTGCCCGCGCCGGCCGTGGTGCGAGCCTTCGACGACCCCGCGCAGCCGTGGCTCGCCGGACACCGCGGTGTGGATCTGGCGGCCTCGGCCGGTGCGCCCGTCCACGCCGCGGCGGACGGGGTGGTCGCGTTCGCGGGCACGGTGGCCGGCCGGGGCGTCGTCTCGCTCGACCACGCCGACGGGATCCGCACGACCTACGAGCCCGTGACGCCCGCCGTCGCCCGGGGTGAGGCGGTGCTCCGGGGCGACGTGATCGGCACGCTCGTCCCGGGCCATCGCCAGGACGGTACGGACGCCCTGCACTGGGGTGCCCGCATCGGCAGGGAGACCTACGTCGACCCGACGCTGCTGGTGGCGGGCGACGTCGTCATCAGGCTCTGGGAGTGA